Genomic window (Oncorhynchus mykiss isolate Arlee chromosome 28, USDA_OmykA_1.1, whole genome shotgun sequence):
aagcgataatattgaaatggaaggagtatcagaccactgcaaatctaccaagacctggccgtccctctaaactttcagctcatacaaggagaagactgatcagagatgcagccaagaggcccatgatcactctggatgaactgcagagatctacagctgaggtgggagactctgtccataggacaacaatcagtcgtatattgcacaaatctggcctttatggaagagtggcaagaagaaagccatttcttaaagatatccatagaaagtgttgtttaaagtttgccacaagccacctgggagacacaccaaacatgtggaagaaggtgctctggtcagatgaaaccaaaattgaactttttggcaataatgcaaaacgttatgtttggcgtaaaagcaacacagctgaacacaccatccccactgtcaaacatggtggtggcagcatcatggtttgggcctgcttttcttcagcagggacagggaagatggttaaaattgatgggaagatggatggagccaaatacaggaccattctggaagaaaacctgatggagtctgcaaaagacctgagactgggacggagatttgtcttccaacaagacaatgatccaaaacataaagcaaaatctacaatggaatgattcaaaaataaacatatccaggtgttagaatggccaagtcaaagtccagacctgaatccaatcgagaatctgtggaaagaactgaaaactgctgttcacaaatgctctccatccaacctcactgagcttgagctgttttgcaaggaggaatgggaaataatttcagtctctcgatgtgcaaaactgatagagacataccccaagcgacttacagctgtaatcgcatcaaaaggtggcgctacaaagtattaacttaagggggctgaataattttgcacgcccaattttttagtttttgatttgttaaaaaagtttgaaatatccaataaatgtcgttccacttcatgattgtgttgttgattcttcacaaaaaaatacagttttatatctttatgtttgaagcctgaaatgtggcaaaaggttgcaaagttcaaggttgccgaatactttcgcaaggcactgtacatgtacacaTGCGTGTTATTAGGGCCGGGAAATACCAGTATTGCGATACtcattagtatcgtggcaaggaaacaaaacacagcaTATTTCATTTCTGTGGGAAAACAGCCCTAATTTTGGAAAAAAtatgtcatccagagtcacatttatttgTTTTCCAaactatagcacacaatattttacataaagCAGGTTTTTAAGGGGCCAAAGAGTTTGACTGCTTCGTggtttcatttttgccatggaaaaaatattgtGATACTGATATCGTCCGGGCCCtacatgttattcaataattTAACCCAAACTGCTCGCGCGCGTTATCATTGAGATGCCTGAAGCACTGCCTGAAGCACTGCAAGTCCCCCCTCTCCCATCTACTCATTGGTTTTCACAAGCATGCTAACcaatgtgggtgattgaaagatgagtCAAACTAGTTTTCCTGTTTTATCTCTCGAtgaattgtcggagtagagaacACACATTTATGTATGACTcaaaatgggtcaaaattctacaCAGATCCAGCTTAGAAAAAAATAGGACCatatgcatttcaggtaaaatgaCAACCTGATGTTTATCTCCCAAGACAAATGAGCTAGCAGCAacaagctagctaaatgtccatcattgtttcatgtgtgtttcgacctgtccccaatttaataTAGTGTGTTCACAGTTGGTTTtggtattttaacctgcgtgtcatgaaCGTGTCTGGTGGGGATAGACAAAATCAACAAGGGCATGTGGATGCACGTGGGGGGTGGTTtggtgtgttagagagagagcgcGTTGGTTAACTCCCTTGATGATATGATGCCTTCCTGCATGTGTACTATAGCTTATGTTGAGTTGTTAATTAAAACTCAAATAACCGTAGTTATTTGTCTCTTTCAGAGCCACTGTCCATAACGGAAGGAATATGTGTTTGGTGCAAATTTAGAAACTATCCTTTCTGGCCGGCAATGGTGAGTATTGATTGCTGTGCTTCAACTAAACTAATTTTGAATAGTCATCAGTAGTAACTGAACTAGAAACTGTTTGACTCCATAGGTGAAGAGTGTGAACCATAAGCTGAAGAAGGCCAGCATTGTGTTTATTGACGACCTGCTGTTTGACAAAAAGAGGATACGAAAAGGGTAGGAGCCAAAACTCTGTGCAGCCCTTCCCACAGTCATTCCCTATGAGCTGTAACTGGTGTCCATTCCCTGATTGCCCGATTAGCCTCCGCGCTCCAATATTAACTGTTGTCTTTTTGTGTTTCTTTCAAAGCTTTTCTGTGTCCCTAAAAACATTGAAGCCTTTTGACTGTGAAGAGGCTGATCAGCTAGTGGTAAGGGTAACTGAAGAAAACAGTTTCTTAAGAATACTGACTCCACAGAACTAATATATAATATAGATACAGATATATATTTGTACAGATCCTTGAgtcatggggctgtgcattatcatatatatatatatatatatatatatatatatatatatatatatatatatatatatatatatatatatatatatatatatatatatatatatatatatatatatatatatatatatatatatgcttaaCAAAAACATGGTCCCATttgcacaaaaatcttatttctctcaattttttgggacaaatttgtttaaatccctgttagtgaacatttatcctttgccaagataatccatccacctgacaggtgtggcatatcaagaacctgattaaacagcatcattacacaggtgcaccttgtttttgggacaacaaaaggccattctaaaatgtgcagttttgtcacacaacacaatgctgtagatgtctcaagttttgaggaagcgtgcaattggcatgctgactgcaggaatgtccaccagagctgttgacagtgaatttaatgttaatttctctaccataagcccctTCCGATATGGTTATAGAGAATGtggtagtacgtccaaccagcctcacaaccgcagaccacatgtaaccacgccagcccagaacatccacatctggcttcttcacctgcaggatcatctgagaccagccaaccggacagctgatgaaacttcgatggccactggcaggctggagaaatgtgctcttcatggatgaatcacGGTTTCaactgcacagagataccgtgacgagatcccggGGCCCATTGTCGTGCATTTAATATGCCGCCATCAATATGCCGccatcaccttatgtttcagctcgataatgcacagccccatgccGCAAGGATCtaaacacaattcctggaagctgaaaatgtcccagttcttccatggcctgcatactcaccagacatgtcacccattgagcatgtttgggatactctggatcgacatgtacgacaacgtgttccagttcccgccaatatccagcaacttcacacagccattgaagaggagtgggacaacattccacaggccacaatcaacagcctgatcaactctatgcgaaggagatgtgtcgtgctgcatgaggcaaatggtggtcacaccagatactgactgtttttctgatccacgctcaattatatatatttttttaaaggtatctgtgaccaacatattgcttaactgtattcccagtcatgtgaaatccatagattaaggcctaatgcatttatttcaattgtctGATTTCCTTATGTAACAGTCAAATATTTGAAATAGTttgatgtttttgttcagtgtatattttgTCAACATTTCTGGTGACCGTTGTGTTGATGTTTCCTGTTGTCTGTAGTGTAAAGCCAGAGAGAAGTATGATGCTGCCATCAAATGGTGTCTGGCGTTGATAGCCGACTATAGAATCCGTATCGGTAAACTATTCTGCACTTCTCTTAGAATGAGCACCTTGATCCAGATTATACTCAGTGTTATATTCCCCATTACTGTTGTTAATGTTTGTATTGTCTTTGCAGGATGCGGCTTCACCGGTTCCTTCATTGAATACTTTTCTGATGACATAAGTAAGTTCATGTCCGTTCACTGATGTTTTCTGATGTTGATACAGTGACATTCCCACAAGTCATCTCAAATGCTGTCTGTCCTGTTTAAAATTGGTATTTAGTACCACATAATGTGTTCTCTGTGACTGAGATAAAGGTTAGATGGATCAACACATTAACTGTATGATCCCTCCCCCAGGCTGCCCAGTGAGAAGGTGCTACCCCCGGGGCACCTCAGACCTCACCTTCCCCAGTAAGCTAATTCTGGAGGAGCAGTACGTAACCTCTGACCCGGAAGGGGACGATCAGGAGGGCAGCAAacggcaggaggaggagaggaggaggaagctgCTGCCTGACCGTTCCAAGGCTGCACGTAACCGTGCCAACGAGAAACTGGTGGACTTCGTCGTCAGGCAGCGCCGGGTGGAGACACGCCTTCTAGTGAGTAACCATGCcgatgcctctctctctcccaggcacTCAGTATAGTAGTTgttttctccctccatctgtccgtccctctcctttGCCTGTCAGtatcttctctccatccccctctctctgtccattctctATCCTTCCATCTTTCTCTGTATGTAATATGGTCTCCAAACTTGAGTAGCTCTATATGTAGAAGATaaaccctctctctaaccccagggCGTAATCAGTGGTCAGCAGCAGTCTAAGTGGCTGCGTTGGTTCCTGGCAGCCAGTCGGTCAGTTGTGGACACGTACCTGGAGGACGAGGAGCAGCTGGACCAGGTGTACCAGTACCTGAGAGGGGTGTACGAGACCGCCCCCCTCACCGCACCCTGTCTGGCCGATGTAGACCTCATCCGCTTGGTACTGGACGTGCTGTTACCAGAGGTCAGAatgctgtagaatagaatacaactttattgtccatcGAAACACGTGTCTTTCTTTGCTGTCTGTTTTTAATACCATTCTTTATTGTTGGAAGTGATGTTAGAAGTCctactccagtctccttttcacctcatttaacacctgatttacttaacaaaaggcacttctcaataggtggtccaggtatgACATGGCACAAGTGGGCCTTTCCTATTTTGTtctctattgttcctcaagcaagCAAGGAGGGAGGCTGATGacatcagaccaactccttgaatgccCTAATCCTTGAAGTGTGCAGTTGTCAAAAAAAACAACTTTTGTTTTACCCTTAagtgtgtttactgtgtttatACTTATTTTATACTTATTactattgtttttcaacaggaaaagttcATAAATAGCTAGAGTGTGTCTTAAATGAGTTATTATTCTGAAGTGTGATGTCTTTTTGTGTAGGCTATTATCTATGCCATAGCCGGAGTAGACAAGTTGTCACTGGTGAAGGCAGAAGACAAATACCTGAAAGGGCCCTGTCTGAGTAAAAGGTAAGTGGTCAGTGTGTTGGCTCACTGAATTAAAGGCTAACACCGTTACATTTATTTCTGGGTCTAAATCTGCTTtcttctctttccttcctctcctcaggGAAAGAGAGGAGTTTGATGCGATGATCGAGCAGCAGATGAAGACGAAAGCATCGATCCGTCAGCATCCTGCACACTGAACATAACACAGTCTACTTGGCTTCCAACCCTCAGACTAAACGGGCCATAGGGTTCTGGTAAAAAGTAGTTTgaatagtgccatttgggatgcagcctcagAATGCCAGTGTCCTAATCAAATGATGCTTCTAAGCATTATAGGACAGGAAATAAGTAAGTAGCCTTGTCCAAGAAAGAACAGCCAGTAAGGTAGAAGCCTTTTTCTGTACCGTGAAGCAGCTTGATATACAAGTACACCCTCTGGCCAGGACACTGGTCTATCGCAGACAATAAGAACCATATATAACGGTCTCTAAATGTGGCTCTGAGGACAATCAACTGCTGTTGTACATGCTAGCAGTGGTGTGATTTAACAAAACTACGTTGAATTATCAAGTCATTGTCAAATCATCTGAAATCTGTGATCGACTGGTCAAGATTTACAGCTTCAA
Coding sequences:
- the LOC110508316 gene encoding PWWP domain-containing DNA repair factor 3A encodes the protein MVKSVNHKLKKASIVFIDDLLFDKKRIRKGFSVSLKTLKPFDCEEADQLVVRCKAREKYDAAIKWCLALIADYRIRIGCGFTGSFIEYFSDDISCPVRRCYPRGTSDLTFPSKLILEEQYVTSDPEGDDQEGSKRQEEERRRKLLPDRSKAARNRANEKLVDFVVRQRRVETRLLGVISGQQQSKWLRWFLAASRSVVDTYLEDEEQLDQVYQYLRGVYETAPLTAPCLADVDLIRLVLDVLLPEAIIYAIAGVDKLSLVKAEDKYLKGPCLSKREREEFDAMIEQQMKTKASIRQHPAH